One region of Quercus lobata isolate SW786 chromosome 2, ValleyOak3.0 Primary Assembly, whole genome shotgun sequence genomic DNA includes:
- the LOC115975714 gene encoding protein CHLOROPLAST IMPORT APPARATUS 2, whose amino-acid sequence MSSCLTGGGGRTYALDLEIVKSPSTTSTWTSHTHTHTSSSSSSSTLSESSNSPLAISTRKARTPRKRPNQTYNEAAALLSTAYPNIFSTKNLTKPRKFTKQHDYYSVFDEPSELLPFRVIDSSGFLLRQPILEEKPISQFQSSKVSKPGEVDFHFHGHGHGDSTELCCDGNGNGYEYEEDFDAGSILDEEIEEGIDSIMGNLSVDSSAEVADEWKGPRRALAMNNCWNSNVNLGFGGKFNMRALRHVEEQEANWWSCPNPIVDVRQISPRFHNAVSPSSVLTEEKKKKKKKKKKKLENLEDPVAVDTEISDSVPKPNSGLLLKLNFDEVLNAWSDRGCPFSDQIPPGSEFPGNDVYARAAQIDLFSESGGLREASVLRYKEKRRTRLFSKKIRYQVRKVNADRRPRMKGRFVRRPNSSANGQR is encoded by the exons ATGTCTTCGTGTTTAACCGGAGGGGGTGGAAGAACCTATGCACTGGACCTAGAAATCGTGAAATCCCCATCGACGACGTCAACATGGACATctcacactcacactcacacatcttcttcttcttcttcttcgactCTCTCCGAGTCCAGCAATTCCCCACTTGCAATCTCAACCCGAAAGGCCCGAACCCCACGAAAGCGGCCTAACCAGACATACAACGAAGCCGCAGCACTCCTCTCCACGGCCTATCCCAACATCTTCTCAACTAAAAACCTCACAAAGCCTCGCAAGTTCACTAAGCAACACGACTACTACTCTGTCTTTGATGAGCCCTCGGAGTTGTTGCCCTTTCGCGTCATCGACAGCTCCGGTTTCTTGCTCCGCCAACCAATCCTAGAAGAAAAACCCATTTCACAATTCCAATCCTCCAAGGTCTCAAAGCCAGGGGAAGTCGATTTCCATTTCCATGGCCATGGGCATGGGGATTCTACGGAATTGTGTTGTGATGGGAATGGGAATGGGTACGAGTATGAGGAGGATTTCGATGCGGGATCGATTCTGGATGAGGAGATTGAGGAGGGAATTGATAGTATAATGGGGAATTTGAGTGTAGATTCTAGTGCCGAAGTAGCAGATGAGTGGAAGGGTCCTCGGCGGGCATTGGCAATGAATAATTGTTGGAATTCCAATGTCAATTTGGGTTTTGGCGGGAAATTTAATATGAGAGCATTGAGGCATGTTGAAGAACAAGAAGCAAACTGGTGGAGTTGTCCTAATCCCATTGTGGATGTGCGTCAAATCTCACCCAGATTCCACAACGCTGTTTCTCCTTCTTCGGTTTTGacagaagagaagaagaagaagaagaagaagaagaaaaagaagttggAAAACCTCGAGGACCCTGTGGCTGTGGATACTGAGATTTCAGATTCAGTTCCAAAACCCAACTCCGGGTTGCTCTTGAAATTGAATTTCGATGAGGTTTTGAACGCTTGGTCCGACCGAGGTTGTCCATTTTCGGACCAAATTCCTCCAGGCTCCGAATTCCCAGGAAATGATGTCTAT GCGAGAGCAGCGCAGATAGACTTATTTTCGGAGAGTGGGGGGTTGAGAGAAGCCAGCGTGCTTCGCTACAAGGAAAAGCGGCGTACACGCCTCTTCTCTAAGAAGATTAGATACCAAGTCAGAAAAGTTAACGCTGATAGACGGCCCAGAATGAAG